The sequence below is a genomic window from Acidimicrobiales bacterium.
GGTGATCAGGACCGGACAGCCGCTCTCCGACACGAGCTCGGCGCGCAGCTCCTCGCGCTCGGACTCGAGGGCGTCCTGCAGCTGCTCGAGACAGCGCTTGCGAAGCGCCCGGTTGGTGGCCCAGTCGGTCTCGTCGAAAGCCCGGCGGGCCGCGGCGATGGCCCGGCCCACATCCTCGACCGACCCGTCGGCTACGGGCCCCAGCACCTCCTCGGTCGCCGGGTTGACGTTGTCGAACGTCCTGCCCGACACCGCGTCCACCAGCTCGCCGTCGACGAGCATCCGCACCTCGGCCTGAATGGTGTCCATGGCCCACATTCTGTCCGCCCGCGTCCCCGGAGCGCCTGCGGGAGCCGCCCTTCGGGCCGGGGCCCCCAGGGAGCGGGGGCCGAGCGGCCGTGCAGAAAGTCGCCGCCGCGAGGGGATGCCATGATCGGTCCCGTCGACCCGGGACGTGTCGAACCGGACACCGACAGGAGGGTGAACCGTGAGCGAGGTGCTCGAGGGAGTCAGGGTGCTGGAGGTGGCGTCGTGGACCTTCGTACCGGCCGCCGGCGCCGTCCTGAGCGACTGGGGAGCCGACGTCATCAAGGTCGAGCATCCGGCGACCGGTGATCCGCAGCGTGGCCTGATCACCTCCGGCCTGGTGCCCCGGGCCGCCGGCGGCGCCAACTTCATGATCGAGCAGCCCAATCGGGGCAAGCGCAGCGTGGGGATCGACATCGCCACCGCCGAGGGGCGAGAGCTCCTCTATCGGCTGGCCGAGCGGTCTGACGTGTTCCTCACCAACTTCCTCCCGGCCACCCGTCGACGGCTGCAGATCGAGGTCGAGGACATCCAGGCCCGCAACCCCGGCATCGTCTATGTGCGGGGACACGGCCAGGGAGCGCGCGGTCCGGACGCCGAGAAGGGCGGCTACGACGGCGCGTCCTACTGGGCCCGCGGGGGCATCGCCAACGCCCTGACCCCCGCAGGCGCCGAGTACCCGGTCACGCAGCGACCCGGCTTCGGCGACCTGGCCGGAGGCATGACGATCGCGGGAGCGATCTCGGCCGCGCTCTTTCGCAAGGAGCGGCACGGCGTGGGATCGGTCGTCGACATCTCTCTCCTCGGCGTGGCCATGTGGATGCTCTCCCCCGACATCGTCGCCAGCAAGCTCTTCGAGGGCTTCGGGGGCCAGAGCTTCACCCGGGCCAGCTCGCCCAACCCTCTGGTCAACGTCTACAAGACCAAGGACGACCGGTTCCTCACCATCATCATGCTGGAGGCGGACAAGTACTGGCCCGATTTGTGCCGCCACATCGAGCGACCAGAGCTGATCGACGATCCCCGCTTCGTCGACGCGCCGACGAGGTTCGAGAACCGGGCCGAGTGTGTGCGGCTGCTGGACGAGGCCTTCGCCTCCCGAACGCTCGACGAGTGGCGGAAGCGCCTGGCCACCCTCGCCGGGGTATGGGCGCCGGTCCAGACGGCAAGAGAGCTCCACGACGACCCCCAGGTGGCTGCCAACGGCTACCTCCCGGAGATCGACACTGGCGACGGTCAATCGCTGGGCCTGGTTGCCAACCCCGTCCAGTTCGACGAAGCGCCACCCAGCTTGCGACGCGCACCCGAGCACGGCGAGCACACCGAGGAGGTCCTTCTGGAGCTGGGCATCAGCTGGGAGGAGATCGCCGCCTACAAGGAGTCAGCCGCCATCCTCTGACGGTGGGTCCCGCCTGTCCCCCGCTAGGGGGATCCTCCACATCGCCCTGTAGTGAAGGGCCGTGGCACCGCCAGCGGAGGTTTTCACGACGCTCGATTCGGCGCTACCGTTTCGGCCAGCCGGCCGGGTCAGGGTCGGATCGGGAGGGAGGATCAGCGGCACCGGACCGAGCATCCGTCGGTCCGTGGACCGTGGCTCACGAGTCGAGCACCACGACCATGCGGCTGTCACGCATCTCGACACGGACAAGGGCAGACGCACGGCGCGACGAGCCCGACACGGATCGTCGCAGAGGAGGGCAATGAAGCTTCCCGCAGCGTTCGGGTTCAGCATCTCCGAGGACACCGACCCGCCCGTGCTCACCGTGCGCGGCGAGGTCGATCTGGCTTCGGCGCCCAAGCTGGCGGCGGCCATCACCGAGCTGATGGACCGGGGCAATACGAACCTCGCCGTCGACCTCGGCTCCGTCGAGTTCATCGACTCGAGCGGCCTTGGTGTGCTCGTCGGCTCCCTACGGCGCTTGCGCGAAGACGGCGGCGATCTGGTGTTACGAGCCGCCAGCCCAGCAGTCACCCGCATCCTCGAGCTGACCGGGCTCGACGGGCTGCTGCCTGTGACCAGCTGAGCCGACGACGCCGTCGCCCGGGCCCCGGATGCCCGAAGAACGGTTCAAGGCCAGCTCCGCGGGGTAGGTGCCCCGAGACCTTCGTCACCGCACGCGTTCCACCAGGTCAGGGGGGCCCACTGATGACCCGTTCCGTAGTCGACGT
It includes:
- a CDS encoding CoA transferase; protein product: MSEVLEGVRVLEVASWTFVPAAGAVLSDWGADVIKVEHPATGDPQRGLITSGLVPRAAGGANFMIEQPNRGKRSVGIDIATAEGRELLYRLAERSDVFLTNFLPATRRRLQIEVEDIQARNPGIVYVRGHGQGARGPDAEKGGYDGASYWARGGIANALTPAGAEYPVTQRPGFGDLAGGMTIAGAISAALFRKERHGVGSVVDISLLGVAMWMLSPDIVASKLFEGFGGQSFTRASSPNPLVNVYKTKDDRFLTIIMLEADKYWPDLCRHIERPELIDDPRFVDAPTRFENRAECVRLLDEAFASRTLDEWRKRLATLAGVWAPVQTARELHDDPQVAANGYLPEIDTGDGQSLGLVANPVQFDEAPPSLRRAPEHGEHTEEVLLELGISWEEIAAYKESAAIL
- a CDS encoding STAS domain-containing protein — translated: MKLPAAFGFSISEDTDPPVLTVRGEVDLASAPKLAAAITELMDRGNTNLAVDLGSVEFIDSSGLGVLVGSLRRLREDGGDLVLRAASPAVTRILELTGLDGLLPVTS